In Halomonas alkalicola, the following proteins share a genomic window:
- a CDS encoding universal stress protein, which yields MYKTLVVPVDGSIHAERALAVAAELARSGGATLHLLNVPESAPDNIGILVGGSTEPMSEVEREKLAEGMRKAGQQVIDKAKAAVDLAGIEVKELVRQGKPGERIIEAAEELNADAIVMGSRGMSDLRGMVVGSVSHRVSHTAGCSVITVT from the coding sequence ATGTACAAGACCCTAGTGGTTCCCGTCGACGGCTCCATCCACGCGGAAAGAGCGCTTGCGGTGGCGGCCGAGCTGGCGCGCAGCGGCGGCGCCACCCTCCACCTGCTCAATGTCCCCGAGTCGGCGCCCGACAACATCGGCATTCTGGTGGGCGGCAGCACCGAGCCCATGTCCGAGGTCGAACGCGAGAAGCTGGCGGAAGGGATGCGCAAGGCCGGGCAGCAGGTGATCGACAAGGCCAAGGCCGCCGTCGACCTGGCCGGCATCGAGGTCAAGGAGCTGGTACGCCAGGGCAAGCCCGGCGAGCGCATCATCGAGGCCGCCGAGGAGCTCAATGCCGATGCGATCGTCATGGGCAGCCGCGGCATGAGCGATCTCAGGGGCATGGTGGTGGGCAGCGTCTCCCACCGGGTCAGCCACACCGCCGGCTGCAGCGTGATCACCGTGACCTGA
- the ispB gene encoding octaprenyl diphosphate synthase gives MTANVSSPAAAPSPIHAVVAEDFAAVNRTIMDQLNSRIPLVETIGQYIIESGGKRLRPLLVLLAARALGYQGERHVTLATLIEFMHTSTLLHDDVVDESHMRRGKATANDAWGNAPSVLVGDFLYSRSFQMMVGVGSMRIMDVLSSATCVIAEGEVQQLTNVGNPDIDEAAYFETIQGKTAMLFEAASHSGAILAEATPEQESALQYYGRYLGLAFQLIDDLLDYQGDAEAMGKNVGDDLAEGKPTLPLIQAMAAGTPEQAAVIRRAIRKGGLDHLDEVLAIVNATGALDYTRTRAEEMADLALAQLEKLPASPYRDSMADLARLAVERKA, from the coding sequence ATGACTGCCAATGTCTCCTCCCCCGCCGCCGCTCCATCGCCGATCCACGCCGTCGTGGCCGAGGATTTCGCCGCGGTCAACCGCACCATCATGGACCAGCTCAACTCGCGGATTCCGCTGGTGGAGACCATCGGCCAGTACATCATCGAGAGCGGCGGCAAGCGGCTGCGCCCGCTGCTGGTGCTGCTGGCGGCCCGGGCGCTGGGCTACCAGGGCGAGCGCCATGTGACCCTGGCCACCCTGATCGAGTTCATGCACACCTCGACCCTGCTGCATGACGACGTGGTGGACGAGTCCCATATGCGCCGCGGCAAGGCCACCGCCAACGACGCCTGGGGCAACGCCCCCTCGGTGCTGGTCGGCGACTTCCTCTACTCGCGCTCCTTCCAGATGATGGTAGGGGTGGGCTCCATGCGGATCATGGACGTGCTCTCCTCCGCCACCTGCGTCATCGCCGAGGGCGAGGTGCAGCAGCTGACCAACGTGGGCAACCCGGATATCGACGAGGCGGCCTACTTCGAGACCATCCAGGGCAAGACCGCCATGCTCTTCGAGGCCGCCAGCCACAGCGGCGCCATCCTCGCCGAGGCGACCCCGGAGCAGGAGTCCGCCCTGCAGTACTATGGCCGCTACCTGGGCCTGGCCTTCCAGCTGATCGACGACCTGCTCGACTACCAGGGCGACGCCGAGGCGATGGGCAAGAACGTCGGCGACGACCTGGCCGAAGGCAAGCCGACCCTGCCGCTGATCCAGGCCATGGCCGCCGGCACCCCGGAGCAGGCCGCGGTGATCCGCCGCGCGATCCGCAAGGGCGGGCTGGACCATCTCGACGAGGTGCTGGCCATCGTGAACGCCACCGGCGCCCTCGACTACACCCGCACCCGGGCCGAGGAGATGGCCGACCTGGCCCTCGCACAGCTCGAGAAGCTGCCTGCCTCGCCCTATCGCGACAGCATGGCCGATCTGGCCCGCCTGGCGGTCGAGCGCAAGGCGTGA
- a CDS encoding TIGR01777 family oxidoreductase: MRVLITGGSGFVGQRLCQRLVEAGHRLLVVSRDPAAVKGRLPAGADIRRSVLDFVDTPPDAIDNLAGESIAARRWSDDQKQRLIDSRVNITRDLVILCEQLKASGSGAPRVMVSGSAMGYYGDQEGREVSEETPPHDEFAHRLCKRWEDTAREAADFGTRVVLLRIGLVLDSGGGSLQKMLPPFKFGLGGRFGTGQQFMPWIHREDLVRAILFLLDNDELEGPFNGSAPHPVTNAEFTRTLAKQLRRPAIFPVPAIVLETAFGEMSRLLLTGADMRPKRLQEEGFQFRFETLEAALADILG; encoded by the coding sequence ATGCGAGTGCTGATCACCGGCGGCAGCGGATTCGTGGGGCAGCGGCTGTGCCAGCGCCTGGTCGAGGCGGGACACCGGCTGCTGGTGGTGTCGCGGGACCCGGCGGCGGTGAAAGGGCGACTGCCCGCGGGGGCGGACATTCGCCGCTCGGTGCTGGATTTCGTGGACACCCCGCCGGACGCCATCGACAACCTGGCCGGCGAATCCATCGCCGCCCGGCGCTGGAGCGATGACCAGAAGCAGCGGCTGATCGACTCGCGGGTCAACATCACCCGCGACCTGGTGATCCTCTGCGAGCAGCTCAAGGCCAGCGGCAGCGGAGCGCCTCGGGTGATGGTGTCGGGCTCGGCCATGGGCTACTACGGCGACCAGGAGGGGCGCGAGGTCAGCGAAGAGACGCCGCCCCACGACGAGTTTGCCCACCGGCTCTGCAAGCGCTGGGAAGACACCGCCCGCGAGGCGGCCGACTTCGGCACCCGGGTGGTGCTGCTGCGCATCGGCCTGGTGCTCGACAGCGGCGGCGGCAGCCTGCAGAAGATGCTGCCCCCCTTCAAGTTCGGGCTGGGGGGACGCTTCGGCACGGGCCAGCAGTTCATGCCCTGGATCCATCGCGAGGACCTGGTGCGGGCGATCCTCTTCCTGCTCGACAACGACGAGCTCGAGGGCCCCTTCAACGGCAGCGCCCCTCATCCGGTGACCAACGCCGAGTTCACCCGCACCCTGGCCAAGCAGCTCAGGCGCCCGGCCATCTTCCCGGTGCCGGCCATCGTGCTGGAGACCGCCTTCGGCGAGATGTCGCGGCTGCTGCTCACCGGCGCCGACATGCGCCCGAAGCGCCTTCAGGAGGAGGGCTTCCAGTTCCGCTTCGAGACCCTGGAAGCCGCCCTGGCGGATATTCTGGGCTGA
- the rpmA gene encoding 50S ribosomal protein L27 yields the protein MAHKKAAGSTRNGRDSESKRLGVKLFGGQAVTAGNIIVRQRGTKFHAGVGVGLGRDHTLFALNDGVIKFETKGPKNRKFVSVVSA from the coding sequence ATGGCACATAAGAAGGCAGCCGGCTCCACGCGTAACGGCCGCGATTCAGAATCCAAGCGCCTTGGCGTCAAGCTGTTCGGTGGCCAGGCCGTCACCGCCGGCAACATCATCGTGCGTCAGCGCGGCACCAAGTTCCACGCCGGCGTCGGCGTTGGCCTCGGCCGCGACCACACCCTGTTCGCCCTGAACGACGGTGTGATCAAGTTCGAGACCAAGGGTCCGAAGAACCGCAAGTTCGTCAGCGTCGTCTCTGCCTGA
- the rplU gene encoding 50S ribosomal protein L21, producing the protein MKSGGKQYRVQEGQTLKLEKIEVPTGESVDFDEVLLVADGDDVKIGAPLVEGAKVSAEIVSHGRGDKVTIIKFRRRKHHMKRQGHRQWFTEVKITGISA; encoded by the coding sequence ATCAAGAGCGGCGGCAAGCAGTACCGCGTTCAGGAAGGCCAGACCCTCAAGCTGGAGAAGATCGAAGTCCCGACCGGCGAGTCCGTCGACTTCGACGAGGTGCTGCTGGTTGCCGATGGCGACGACGTCAAGATTGGCGCCCCGCTGGTCGAAGGCGCCAAGGTCTCTGCCGAGATCGTCTCCCACGGCCGTGGCGACAAGGTCACCATCATCAAGTTCCGTCGCCGCAAGCACCACATGAAGCGTCAGGGCCACCGCCAGTGGTTCACTGAAGTCAAGATCACCGGGATCTCCGCGTAA
- a CDS encoding phospholipase D family protein: MPEPWRPAGGPPRLRLAPLLALLLLLAGCAGAPQPRVHTTALPPWEVAETPLGRWAAEQAEAHPGQSGLALLANGKDAFAVRGLLTARAERRLDIQTYLMGDGLTTRVLLARVLDAAERGVEVRLLIDDIGAVGQGQRLAALDSHPNLQVRVYHPLPVGRANLATRVLATIPVLPRHHRRMHNKLWIADNALAIAGGRNLGDEYYNASEPRNFADLDLLAVGAVVEPLSMSFDLYWNHGLAQPGGRYHRVEADAWRALREELAARLAEESDSDYFQALRERHEERDRQRLVDVLHWGQAEALWDPPGKPAWRGRPALDETMAGQLWARVAPEARLSLVSAYFVPTAEGSRVLQELAESGVAVEVVTNSLEATDVPVVHGAYMPHRRALLKSGVALFELRAEHADGEGATMGMPGTSASALHIKALAIDEETVFVGSANADPRSVWWNSELGVLAESEGLAREFRELVEEGASPELSYRVTLDDGRLGWETRHDDEMVRLAREPGGPWRHANAWLTRLLRLERWL; encoded by the coding sequence ATGCCTGAGCCGTGGCGGCCCGCCGGCGGGCCGCCACGGCTCCGGCTCGCCCCGCTGCTGGCGCTCCTGCTGCTGCTGGCGGGCTGCGCCGGCGCCCCGCAGCCGCGCGTGCACACTACGGCGCTGCCGCCCTGGGAGGTCGCCGAGACCCCCCTGGGCCGCTGGGCCGCCGAGCAAGCCGAGGCCCACCCGGGCCAGAGCGGCCTGGCCCTGCTGGCCAACGGCAAGGATGCCTTCGCGGTGCGTGGCCTGCTCACCGCCCGGGCCGAGCGCCGCCTCGACATCCAGACCTACCTGATGGGCGATGGCCTGACCACCCGGGTGCTGCTGGCCCGGGTGCTGGACGCCGCCGAGCGCGGCGTCGAGGTGCGCCTGCTGATCGACGACATCGGCGCTGTGGGGCAGGGCCAGCGCCTGGCCGCCCTGGACAGCCACCCCAACCTGCAGGTGCGCGTCTACCACCCGCTTCCGGTGGGGCGCGCCAACCTGGCCACCCGGGTGCTGGCCACCATCCCGGTGCTGCCGCGCCACCACCGGCGCATGCACAACAAGCTGTGGATTGCCGACAACGCCCTGGCCATCGCCGGCGGCCGGAACCTGGGCGACGAGTACTACAACGCCAGCGAGCCGCGCAACTTCGCCGACCTGGACCTGCTGGCGGTGGGGGCGGTGGTCGAGCCGCTGTCGATGAGCTTCGATCTCTACTGGAACCATGGCCTGGCCCAGCCCGGGGGGCGCTACCACCGCGTCGAGGCCGACGCCTGGCGGGCCCTGCGCGAGGAGCTTGCCGCCCGGCTCGCCGAGGAGAGCGATTCCGACTACTTCCAGGCGCTGCGCGAGCGCCACGAGGAACGCGATCGCCAGCGCCTGGTGGATGTCCTGCACTGGGGGCAGGCCGAGGCGCTGTGGGACCCGCCGGGCAAGCCGGCCTGGCGCGGCCGCCCGGCCCTGGACGAGACCATGGCGGGGCAGCTGTGGGCGCGGGTGGCCCCCGAGGCGCGCCTGAGCCTGGTCTCGGCCTACTTCGTGCCCACCGCCGAGGGCAGCCGGGTGCTGCAGGAGCTGGCGGAGTCCGGCGTCGCGGTGGAGGTGGTCACCAACTCCCTGGAGGCCACCGATGTGCCGGTGGTCCACGGGGCCTATATGCCCCATCGCCGCGCGCTGCTGAAGAGCGGCGTGGCGCTCTTCGAGCTGCGCGCCGAGCACGCCGACGGCGAGGGGGCCACCATGGGCATGCCGGGCACCTCCGCCTCGGCGCTGCATATCAAGGCCCTGGCGATAGACGAGGAGACCGTCTTCGTGGGCTCGGCCAACGCCGACCCGCGTTCGGTATGGTGGAACAGCGAGCTGGGCGTGCTGGCCGAGAGCGAGGGCCTGGCCCGGGAGTTTCGCGAACTGGTGGAGGAGGGGGCGAGCCCCGAGCTGAGCTACCGGGTGACCCTCGACGACGGCCGGCTGGGATGGGAGACACGCCATGACGACGAGATGGTCCGCCTCGCCCGGGAGCCCGGCGGCCCCTGGCGACACGCCAACGCCTGGCTGACCCGCCTGCTGCGGCTGGAGCGCTGGCTGTAG
- a CDS encoding SLC13 family permease has protein sequence MNDPQTRDAEEASQDAERRQARRERLQVTLGLFLGPLAAALLLWMEAPADMPAAAWQVVALTAWMAVWWVLEPVPIAVTALLPVALLPLLGVGTIHSVAAPYANPLIFLFLGGFLLAEAIQRWGLHRRIAMLVLRVSGSRPDRLVAGFMLATAALSMWVSNTATAALMVPIGLSVLAMLERQGGAGASHHMALTLLLGIALAANIGGMGTLIGTPPNALLAGFMGESYGIEIGFAQWMAVAVPPSLLLLALAWWLLTRWVYPVERREVPGVAEMLADQARDLGRMTRPEQRVAAIFVLVALAWITRPLLEGGLGVELSDAGIAIIGALLLFVVPARWRQRQFLMDWESAKHLPWGVLIMVGGGLSLGTAIEGSGLAAVVAEGLGVFGSWPAWTMVAMVALAVMLMSHVTSNTATAAAILPLTASLTVSLGASPLLLSVPVAMAASCAFMLPVATPPNAVVFASGKLSVAEMVRAGALISVAALLVIILVVFALAMPILGFGWAA, from the coding sequence ATGAATGACCCCCAGACCCGAGACGCCGAGGAGGCGAGCCAGGACGCGGAGCGGCGCCAGGCCCGGCGCGAGCGACTCCAGGTCACCCTCGGCCTCTTTCTCGGCCCCCTGGCGGCGGCACTGCTGCTGTGGATGGAGGCGCCGGCGGACATGCCGGCGGCGGCCTGGCAGGTGGTGGCGCTGACCGCCTGGATGGCGGTGTGGTGGGTGCTGGAGCCGGTACCCATCGCCGTCACCGCCCTGCTGCCGGTGGCGCTGCTGCCGCTGCTCGGCGTGGGCACCATCCACTCGGTGGCCGCCCCCTACGCCAATCCGCTGATCTTCCTCTTCCTCGGCGGCTTCCTGCTGGCCGAGGCGATCCAGCGCTGGGGCCTGCACCGGCGCATCGCCATGCTGGTGCTGCGGGTCTCGGGCAGCCGCCCGGACCGGCTGGTGGCGGGCTTCATGCTCGCCACCGCGGCGCTGAGCATGTGGGTCAGCAACACCGCCACCGCCGCGCTGATGGTGCCCATCGGTCTATCCGTGCTGGCCATGCTGGAGCGCCAGGGCGGCGCCGGCGCCAGCCACCATATGGCCCTGACGCTGCTGCTGGGGATCGCCCTGGCCGCCAACATCGGCGGCATGGGCACCCTGATCGGCACCCCGCCCAACGCCCTGCTGGCGGGCTTCATGGGCGAGAGCTACGGCATCGAGATCGGCTTCGCCCAGTGGATGGCGGTGGCCGTGCCCCCCTCGCTGCTGCTGCTGGCGCTGGCCTGGTGGCTGCTCACCCGCTGGGTCTACCCGGTGGAGCGCCGCGAGGTGCCCGGGGTGGCCGAGATGCTCGCCGACCAGGCCCGGGATCTCGGGCGCATGACCCGGCCCGAGCAGCGGGTGGCGGCGATCTTCGTTCTGGTGGCCCTGGCCTGGATCACCCGGCCGCTGCTGGAGGGGGGCCTGGGGGTGGAGCTCAGCGATGCCGGGATCGCCATCATCGGGGCGCTGCTGCTGTTCGTGGTGCCGGCGCGCTGGCGCCAGCGCCAGTTCCTGATGGACTGGGAGAGCGCCAAGCACCTGCCCTGGGGCGTGCTGATCATGGTGGGTGGCGGGCTCAGCCTCGGCACCGCCATCGAGGGCAGCGGCCTGGCCGCCGTGGTGGCCGAGGGGCTCGGCGTCTTCGGCAGCTGGCCCGCCTGGACCATGGTGGCCATGGTGGCGCTGGCGGTGATGCTGATGAGCCACGTCACCAGCAACACCGCCACCGCGGCGGCGATCCTGCCGCTGACCGCCTCGCTCACCGTCAGCCTGGGGGCGAGCCCGCTGCTGCTCTCGGTGCCGGTGGCCATGGCGGCCAGCTGCGCCTTCATGCTGCCGGTGGCGACGCCGCCCAACGCCGTGGTATTCGCCAGCGGCAAGCTCAGCGTGGCCGAGATGGTGCGCGCCGGGGCCCTGATCAGCGTCGCGGCGCTGCTGGTGATCATTCTGGTGGTCTTTGCCCTGGCGATGCCGATCCTCGGCTTCGGCTGGGCGGCCTGA
- a CDS encoding TlpA disulfide reductase family protein, which produces MDAIALGPVLLSVPRLYALGAALLLLALSAWLLGLPRSEHARWFNGLVLAWLVGARTGHVLLHLEAYAAAPLDILKLWQPGFHGLWGLVAALLWTGWALRDHLLRLIGAMALTVGAASLWLVMVTLAPLGSGLTIDALPDITLETLDGETINLRDLQGETVVLNLWATWCPPCLREMPLLAEADARDGVTVVVANQGEELLQVIRYLDDQGLEFRYPLLDPRQELMVLLEAPGLPTTLLFDASGRAVERHVGELSRAQLGAWLDRH; this is translated from the coding sequence ATGGATGCCATCGCCCTCGGCCCCGTGCTGCTCTCGGTGCCGCGCCTCTACGCGCTGGGCGCCGCCCTGCTGCTGCTGGCGCTGAGCGCCTGGCTGCTGGGACTGCCGCGGAGCGAGCACGCCCGCTGGTTCAACGGCCTGGTGCTGGCCTGGCTGGTGGGGGCGCGCACCGGCCACGTGCTGCTGCACCTGGAGGCCTATGCCGCGGCCCCGCTGGACATCCTCAAGCTGTGGCAGCCGGGCTTCCACGGCCTGTGGGGGCTGGTCGCCGCGCTGCTGTGGACCGGCTGGGCCCTGCGCGACCATCTGCTGCGGCTGATCGGCGCCATGGCGCTGACCGTGGGGGCGGCGAGCCTGTGGCTGGTGATGGTGACGCTGGCCCCCCTGGGCAGCGGCCTGACCATCGACGCGCTGCCCGATATCACCCTGGAGACCCTCGACGGCGAGACCATCAACCTGCGCGACCTGCAGGGCGAGACGGTGGTGCTCAACCTGTGGGCCACCTGGTGCCCACCCTGCCTGCGCGAGATGCCACTGCTGGCCGAGGCCGACGCCCGCGACGGCGTCACCGTGGTGGTGGCCAACCAGGGCGAGGAGCTGCTGCAGGTGATCCGCTACCTGGACGACCAGGGGCTCGAGTTCCGCTACCCGCTGCTCGACCCGCGCCAGGAGCTGATGGTGCTGCTGGAGGCGCCAGGGCTGCCCACCACCCTGCTGTTCGACGCCTCCGGGCGCGCCGTGGAGCGCCACGTGGGCGAGCTCTCCCGGGCCCAGCTCGGCGCCTGGCTAGATCGTCACTGA
- the rapA gene encoding RNA polymerase-associated protein RapA produces the protein MSDFSPRQRWISDGEAELGLGTILSCDARSVTVLFGASQETRTYSSRQAPLTRVVFGSGDRIRAAEGWTLTVDDTKEIGGLIVYIGEDERGELTELPEARLADTMQFDQARDRLLTGQVDRNDWFELRFRTLHHHHRIEQNPALGLAGPRIDLIPHQLYIADEVSRRHAPRVLLADEVGLGKTIEAGLILHRLLLTGRAERALILVPASLCHQWLVELLRRFALEVTLLDEQQSQAHGDTNPFEAGQIILASQDWLFANPHRQSQALACAWDLLIVDEGHHLDWSEEQMGPGYACVARLAGESEGVLLLTATPEQMGVASHFARLRLLDPDRYHSLERFREEEAHYVEVAEAIDALERLPGDDADRDRVAAVINEADSLALLATLANPEASEAQHAAARDQLRDQLLDRHGTGRVMFRNSRRHVGGFPERRLHVTELAPPSAYRRVLRKLERDEDYLDELLIETGLDHPEVLIYLDAMYRALADDPLNEEPWWQIDPRVNWLLERLADDGEGGLAGDKVLVIAHDRETAQGLAEALRVLGGYHAPVFHEGLSLVERDRAAAAFADEEEGCQVLVCSEIGSEGRNFQFCRHLVMFDLPLHPDQLEQRIGRLDRIGQRHAIEIHVPVFEASPGEKLLRWYRDGMDAFSAPHGIGSEIFDAFGDALAEALVDDEGMAEVIEETRVLFESRLAERDAGRNRLLELNACRPGRAEAVAAAIRELDEDRALPRYLDLALDIFGVDSQELGGGIQHLLPSPQMLDGLPGLAKGEEGFSATFSRLRALSRDDVQRLSWEHPLLREMMGRILDGTMGNTALALLRHPALPPGRIMAELVFRTHCPAPRKLHLNRFLPPTAVRVLLDESGVNLTDKISFTGLSKNLQKVKKAMARDLIRSRLEVLRELLDRGEAEAERELPSITEAAQGRMREALDGELARLTALARHNPAVREDELTALRAERQALDEAIEGTRLRLDSVRVIVTVGEEAR, from the coding sequence ATGAGCGACTTCTCCCCCCGCCAGCGCTGGATCAGCGACGGCGAGGCCGAACTCGGCCTGGGCACCATCCTGAGCTGCGATGCGCGCAGCGTCACCGTGCTGTTCGGCGCCAGCCAGGAAACCCGCACCTACAGCAGCCGCCAGGCCCCGCTGACCCGGGTGGTGTTCGGCAGCGGCGACCGCATCCGCGCCGCCGAGGGCTGGACCCTGACCGTGGACGACACCAAGGAGATCGGCGGCCTGATCGTCTATATCGGCGAGGACGAGCGGGGCGAGCTCACCGAGCTGCCCGAGGCACGGCTCGCCGACACCATGCAGTTCGACCAGGCCCGCGACCGCCTGCTCACCGGCCAGGTGGACCGCAACGACTGGTTCGAGCTGCGCTTCCGCACCCTGCACCACCACCATCGCATCGAGCAGAACCCCGCGCTGGGCCTGGCTGGGCCGCGCATCGACCTGATCCCGCACCAGCTCTACATCGCCGACGAGGTCTCCCGGCGCCACGCCCCCCGGGTACTGCTGGCCGACGAGGTGGGGCTGGGCAAGACCATCGAGGCGGGCCTGATCCTGCACCGCCTGCTGCTCACCGGGCGTGCCGAGCGGGCGCTGATCCTGGTGCCGGCGAGCCTCTGCCACCAGTGGCTGGTGGAGCTCTTGCGCCGCTTCGCCCTCGAGGTGACCCTGCTCGACGAGCAGCAGAGCCAGGCCCACGGCGATACCAACCCCTTCGAGGCCGGGCAGATCATCCTGGCCAGTCAGGACTGGCTGTTCGCCAACCCCCACCGCCAGTCCCAGGCCCTGGCCTGCGCCTGGGACCTGCTGATCGTCGACGAGGGCCACCACCTGGACTGGAGCGAGGAGCAGATGGGCCCCGGCTACGCCTGCGTGGCGCGCCTGGCCGGCGAGAGCGAGGGGGTGCTGCTGCTCACCGCCACCCCCGAGCAGATGGGCGTGGCGAGCCACTTCGCCCGCCTGCGCCTGCTCGACCCGGACCGCTACCATAGCCTGGAGCGCTTCCGCGAGGAGGAGGCCCACTACGTGGAGGTGGCCGAGGCGATCGATGCCCTGGAGCGCCTGCCCGGCGATGACGCGGACCGCGACCGGGTCGCCGCGGTGATCAACGAGGCCGACAGCCTGGCGCTGCTCGCCACCCTGGCCAACCCCGAGGCCAGCGAGGCCCAGCATGCGGCTGCCCGGGACCAGCTGCGCGACCAGCTGCTCGACCGCCACGGCACCGGCCGGGTGATGTTCCGCAACAGCCGCCGCCACGTGGGCGGCTTCCCGGAGCGGCGCCTGCACGTCACCGAGCTGGCCCCGCCCTCGGCCTACCGCCGGGTGCTGCGCAAGCTGGAGCGCGACGAGGACTACCTCGACGAGCTGCTGATCGAGACCGGCCTCGACCACCCCGAGGTGCTGATCTACCTGGACGCCATGTACCGGGCCCTGGCCGACGACCCGCTCAACGAGGAGCCCTGGTGGCAGATCGACCCGCGGGTCAACTGGCTGCTGGAGCGGCTGGCCGACGACGGCGAGGGGGGGCTCGCCGGCGACAAGGTGCTGGTGATCGCCCATGATCGGGAGACCGCCCAGGGCCTGGCCGAGGCGCTGCGCGTGCTGGGCGGCTACCACGCGCCGGTGTTCCACGAGGGGCTCTCCCTGGTGGAACGCGACCGCGCCGCGGCGGCCTTCGCCGACGAGGAGGAGGGCTGCCAGGTGCTGGTCTGCTCGGAGATTGGCTCCGAGGGGCGCAACTTCCAGTTCTGCCGCCACCTGGTGATGTTCGACCTGCCGCTGCACCCGGACCAGCTGGAGCAGCGCATCGGCCGCCTGGACCGCATCGGCCAGCGTCACGCCATCGAGATCCACGTGCCGGTGTTCGAGGCCAGCCCCGGCGAGAAGCTGCTGCGCTGGTACCGCGACGGCATGGACGCCTTCAGCGCCCCCCACGGCATCGGCAGCGAGATCTTCGATGCCTTCGGCGACGCCCTGGCCGAGGCGCTGGTCGACGACGAGGGCATGGCGGAGGTGATCGAGGAGACCCGGGTGCTGTTCGAGAGCCGCCTGGCCGAGCGCGACGCCGGGCGCAACCGCCTGCTGGAGCTCAACGCCTGCCGCCCCGGCCGCGCCGAGGCGGTGGCGGCGGCGATCCGCGAGCTGGACGAGGACCGCGCCCTGCCCCGCTACCTGGACCTGGCCCTGGACATCTTCGGGGTGGACAGCCAGGAGCTGGGCGGCGGCATCCAGCACCTGCTGCCGAGCCCCCAGATGCTCGACGGCCTGCCCGGCCTGGCCAAGGGCGAGGAGGGCTTCTCGGCCACCTTCTCGCGGCTGCGCGCGCTCTCCCGGGACGATGTCCAGCGCCTCTCCTGGGAGCACCCGCTGCTGCGCGAGATGATGGGCCGGATCCTGGACGGCACCATGGGCAACACCGCGCTGGCGCTGCTCCGGCACCCGGCGCTGCCCCCCGGGCGGATCATGGCCGAGCTGGTGTTCCGCACCCACTGCCCGGCCCCCAGGAAGCTGCACCTCAACCGCTTCCTGCCGCCCACCGCGGTGCGGGTGCTGCTCGACGAGTCGGGCGTCAACCTGACCGACAAGATCTCCTTCACCGGGCTCTCGAAGAACCTGCAGAAGGTCAAGAAGGCGATGGCGCGGGACCTGATCCGCAGCCGCCTGGAGGTGCTGCGCGAGCTGCTCGACCGCGGCGAGGCCGAGGCGGAGCGCGAGCTGCCCTCCATCACCGAGGCGGCCCAGGGGCGCATGCGCGAGGCGCTGGATGGGGAGCTGGCCCGCCTGACGGCCCTGGCACGCCACAACCCGGCGGTGCGCGAGGACGAGCTCACCGCGCTGCGCGCCGAACGCCAGGCGCTGGACGAGGCCATCGAGGGCACCCGGCTGCGCCTGGACTCGGTGCGGGTGATCGTCACGGTGGGCGAAGAAGCAAGGTAG